A region of Gadus morhua chromosome 18, gadMor3.0, whole genome shotgun sequence DNA encodes the following proteins:
- the cmn gene encoding calymmin isoform X25: MGLYRGVSRATGQVMRTAVFLLFLQEVQMRGYGPAGGVPNGYAAGYGSTYGVPNGQRAPTNGMEVQNGRGIGRMLMPSKGVGRPSGAQNGQGREPIKGAGGAAFARPQSNGNGAHAGKQYGQGTKGNGYGAQFGPSSRQAMNGNGYGAHAGQANGQGTKGNGYGAQAGTANGQGTKGNGYGAQAGPANGQGSKGNGYGAQAGLANGQGTKGNGYGAGAGVAKGNQGQAKGVLAGFLPGRGNPSPAADKAVYSGVPNGYVAQPNGYDPAAAEAAGGPANGYGAKQKGYGAPEAGAVSPSAAALGPSAGADGPGSAVKGVNGDYDRGVQTGKGQSGTQSADQQKVSNNKGESGVSPDHIHESLSGFPLVDTHGKPQEMPPTQLQSHSSSPEPDITPEPKPAEPEPEPTQDQNVTQHPEERVTDVLLEATPQPGVTESGPEVPQGTQSTPEMGYLTGSELPEQNAPVTALLPGPELTGLLAPEGVDGLAPLPETVATTKGDIGQELVPERAVIQHQLPTPGEGSLVEIASKPEKSAGASISVEGSKAAKPDCGLATAGGQWMKIPRPDYGAELGPSGTNQKGYGAGAAFLNKFGGKPNGRTAGPYPNGGGAYPNGGGPYPNGGGAYPNGGGAYPNGGGAYPNGGGAYPNGGGAYPNGGGAKASKPGYGAGKGGGYNVPGHGAGFGSPYGQQQPGFGQGAYPGAGHYGNPSFGGAPANGYGYGAGVQPEYAGLPAVNGKAGHGYGAGVQPEYAGLGQGVPAFNGQSGHLGGVGNRGQNTKGQYGAAVPVGLDGSSQFEAQPVGMDAAGKMGGAGKMGGAGKMGGAYGGAYGGMGGLPYGGQGMGPQKSLTKYGIGGLPFAGQPVALGPGAGQYGYGAGQGGHNSPGLGAGYGGPYGGQAPGADGKSAAKYVQGYGGWPSEYQPQGAFAGPQYQPEAAGDAKTKSSGGYSAGKVPYTKEPLDTAGEPESQQLGAGDIRSGQYEMAGLTYDPASLEPETAVKSYVKEVAPSTVPEVEGEGKSLNNYGDKSSKYNKQGFFGTAGYQG, from the exons ATGGGGTTGTATCGGGGGGTTTCCCGGGCGACGGGCCAGGTGATGCGGACGGCGGTGTTCCTGCTGTTCCTGCAGGAGGTGCAGATGAGAG GATATGGACCTGCTGGTGGGGTTCCCAACGGATACGCTGCGG GTTATGGCTCTACTTATGGAGTACCCAACGGACAAAGAGCTCCAACAAATG GAATGGAAGTTCAAAATGGCCGCGGCATCGGAAGAATGTTGATGCCTTCTAAAG GTGTGGGCAGGCCTTCAGGGGCTCAGAACGGACAGGGAAGGGAGCCAATCAAAGGGGCAG GTGGCGCTGCCTTCGCTCGTCCCCAGTCTAATG GTAATGGTGCCCATGCAGGAAAACAATATGGACAGGGAACTAAAGGAAACG GATATGGggctcaatttggaccttcaagcAGACAGGCCATGAACGGAAACG GTTACGGTGCTCACGCAGGACAGGCGAACGGACAGGGAACCAAAGGAAACG GTTATGGTGCCCAAGCAGGAACAGCTAATGGACAAGGAACCAAAGGAAACG GTTATGGTGCCCAAGCAGGACCAGCTAATGGACAAGGAAGCAAAGGAAACG GTTATGGTGCACAGGCTGGCTTGGCTAATGGACAAGGAACCAAAGGAAACG GTTATGGTGCTGGAGCCGGTGTTGCCAAGGGAAACCAAGGCCAGGCCAAAG GTGTGTTAGCTGGGTTCCTCCCAGGACGTGGCAACCCCAGCCCGGCAGCAGATAAAGCAG TTTATTCTGGTGTTCCAAACGGATACGTAGCCCAACCAAATG GTTACGACCCCGCCGCGGCAGAAGCAGCAGGAGGTCCTGCGAACGGATATGGCGCTAAGCAGAAGG GCTATGGCGCGCCTGAAGCTGGAGCCGTCTCCCCGAGCGCTGCAGCTCTGGGGCCCAGCGCTGGAGCTGACGGGCCTGGCTCTGCAGTCAAAGGAGTCAACGGTG ACTACGATAGGGGAGTTCAAACGGGGAAGGGCCAATCGGGAACTCAGAGTGCGGATCAGCAGAAGGTATCTAACAACAAGGGTGAGAGCGGAGTCTCACCAGACCACATCCATGAGTCCCTGAGCGGGTTCCCTCTAGTGGACACGCACGGGAAGCCCCAGGAGATGCCTCCAACGCAGCTCCAGTCACACAGCTCCTCACCAGAACCAGACATTACCCCAGAGCCCAAACcagcagaaccagaaccagaacccacCCAAGACCAGAACGTGACCCAGCACCCTGAAGAGCGTGTGACTGATGTTCTGCTAGAGGCCACCCCCCAGCCAGGAGTAACAGAGTCTGGACCTGAGGTTCCTCAGGGAACGCAGTCCACTCCTGAAATGG GGTATTTGACGGGCAGCGAACTGCCCGAGCAGAACGCCCCAGTGACGGCACTCCTCCCTGGGCCCGAGCTCACCGGCCTGCTGGCCCCTGAGGGGGTCGACGGTCTCGCACCGCTACCCGAAACCGTGGCGACCACTAAAGGGGACATCGGCCAGGAGTTGGTGCCAGAGAGGGCGGTCATCCAGCACCAGCTACCGACACCCGGCGAGGGCTCTCTGGTTGAGATCGCTAGCAAACCTG AGAAGAGTGCCGGGGCTTCCATCAGTGTGGAGGGGTCTAAAGCTGCCAAACCAG ACTGTGGACTCGCCACAGCAGGGGGCCAGTGGATGAAGATCCCCAGACCTG ATTATGGAGCAGAACTGGGGCCCTCTGGTACCAACCAGAAAG GTTATGGCGCAGGAGCTGCTTTCCTGAACAAATTTGGAGGAAAACCAAACG GTCGCACTGCAGGGCCTTACCCTAATGGAGGAGGGGCTTATCCTAATGGAGGAGGGCCTTACCCTAATGGAGGAGGGGCTTATCCTAATGGAGGAGGGGCTTATCCTAATGGAGGAGGCGCTTATCCTAATGGAGGAGGGGCTTATCCTAATGGAGGAGGGGCTTATCCTAATGGAGGAGGGGCTAAAGCATCCAAACCAG GTTATGGTGCTGGAAAAGGAGGTGGATACAATGTACCAGGACATGGAGCAG GTTTTGGTTCCCCTTACGGTCAACAACAGCCAG GGTTCGGGCAAGGGGCGTACCCTGGGGCTGGTCACTATGGTAACCCATCGTTTGGAGGGGCACCGGCCAACG GTTATGGCTACGGGGCCGGAGTACAACCAGAGTATGCAG GACTCCCTGCTGTGAATGGAAAAGCAG GTCATGGCTATGGGGCAGGAGTTCAACCAGAATACGCag GTCTTGGTCAAGGAGTGCCTGCTTTCAATGGACAATCAG GTCATCTGGGGGGAGTTGGAAACAGAGGACAGAACACTAAGGGACAATATG GTGCAGCTGTCCCTGTAGGACTAGACG GAAGCAGTCAGTTTGAGGCCCAGCCAGTCGGAATGGACGCAGCAGGGAAAATGGGCGGAGCCGGGAAGATGGGCGGAGCCGGGAAGATGGGCGGGGCTTACGGGGGCGCGTATGGCG GGATGGGAGGACTGCCGTACGGGGGCCAGGGGATGGGCCCCCAGAAATCCCTCACTAAGTATG GGATTGGAGGACTCCCATTCGCTGGTCAACCCGTGGCCCTGGGGCCAGGGGCCGGACAGTACG GTTATGGTGCTGGACAAGGAGGGCACAATTCACCAGGATTAGGAGCag GGTACGGAGGACCTTATGGAGGACAGGCTCCTGGGGCTGATGGGAAATCTGCTGCCAAATATGTTCAAG GTTATGGAGGATGGCCGTCTGAATATCAGCCACAAGGAGCATTTg CTGGACCACAGTACCAGCCAGAAGCAGCAGGGGATGCTAAAACGAAGTCCTCAGGAGGATATA GTGCTGGAAAGGTTCCCTACACCAAAGAGCCCCTCGATACTGCTG GCGAGCCAGAGTCCCAGCAGCTGGGTGCAGGTGACATCAGATCTGGACAATACG AAATGGCCGGCCTGACCTATGACCCTGCATCCCTGGAGCCAGAGACGGCGGTGAAATCCTACG TGAAGGAAGTTGCTCCGAGCACCGTGCCAGaggtggaaggagaggggaagtCACTCAATAACTACG GTGAC
- the cmn gene encoding calymmin isoform X20, with protein sequence MGLYRGVSRATGQVMRTAVFLLFLQEVQMRGYGPAGGVPNGYAAGYGSTYGVPNGQRAPTNGMEVQNGRGIGRMLMPSKGVGRPSGAQNGQGREPIKGAGGAAFARPQSNGNGAHAGKQYGQGTKGNGYGAQFGPSSRQAMNGNGYGAHAGQANGQGTKGNGYAAQAGQNNGQANKGNGYAAHAGPSNGQATKGNGYGAQAGQGNGQSTKGNGYGAHAGPNNGQATKGNGYGAHAGTNNGQATKGNGYSAHAGPNNGQLTKGNGYGAQAGQGNGQANKGNGYGAHAGPNNGQATKGNGYGLHPGPNNGQGTKGNGYGAHAGTNNGQATKGNGYGAHAGQGNGQANKGNGYGAQAGQGYGQATKGNGYGAQAGQGNGQSTKGNGYGAHAGPANGQGTKGNGYGAHAGQANGKAAKGNGYGAHAGQANGRNAHLGATGKPTKGNGQPTYGAGQGLGVNQGPQLAGNPMTGGYGAQPSRGPAKTAGYQRAGSALGAGFLPGGMKGPKPAGYGSQNGQGAKPNGYQPAAAVPNGYGARFNGYGAHAGPTNGQGTKGNGYGAQAGTANGQGTKGNGYGAQAGPANGQGSKGNGYGAQAGLANGQGTKGNGYGAGAGVAKGNQGQAKGVLAGFLPGRGNPSPAADKAVYSGVPNGYVAQPNGYDPAAAEAAGGPANGYGAKQKGYGAPEAGAVSPSAAALGPSAGADGPGSAVKGVNGGYLTGSELPEQNAPVTALLPGPELTGLLAPEGVDGLAPLPETVATTKGDIGQELVPERAVIQHQLPTPGEGSLVEIASKPEKSAGASISVEGSKAAKPDCGLATAGGQWMKIPRPDYGAELGPSGTNQKGYGAGAAFLNKFGGKPNGRTAGPYPNGGGAYPNGGGPYPNGGGAYPNGGGAYPNGGGAYPNGGGAYPNGGGAYPNGGGAKASKPGYGAGKGGGYNVPGHGAGFGSPYGQQQPGFGQGAYPGAGHYGNPSFGGAPANGYGYGAGVQPEYAGLPAVNGKAGHGYGAGVQPEYAGLGQGVPAFNGQSGHLGGVGNRGQNTKGQYGAAVPVGLDGSSQFEAQPVGMDAAGKMGGAGKMGGAGKMGGAYGGAYGGMGGLPYGGQGMGPQKSLTKYGIGGLPFAGQPVALGPGAGQYGYGAGQGGHNSPGLGAGYGGPYGGQAPGADGKSAAKYVQGYGGWPSEYQPQGAFAGPQYQPEAAGDAKTKSSGGYSAGKVPYTKEPLDTAGEPESQQLGAGDIRSGQYEMAGLTYDPASLEPETAVKSYVKEVAPSTVPEVEGEGKSLNNYGDKSSKYNKQGFFGTAGYQG encoded by the exons ATGGGGTTGTATCGGGGGGTTTCCCGGGCGACGGGCCAGGTGATGCGGACGGCGGTGTTCCTGCTGTTCCTGCAGGAGGTGCAGATGAGAG GATATGGACCTGCTGGTGGGGTTCCCAACGGATACGCTGCGG GTTATGGCTCTACTTATGGAGTACCCAACGGACAAAGAGCTCCAACAAATG GAATGGAAGTTCAAAATGGCCGCGGCATCGGAAGAATGTTGATGCCTTCTAAAG GTGTGGGCAGGCCTTCAGGGGCTCAGAACGGACAGGGAAGGGAGCCAATCAAAGGGGCAG GTGGCGCTGCCTTCGCTCGTCCCCAGTCTAATG GTAATGGTGCCCATGCAGGAAAACAATATGGACAGGGAACTAAAGGAAACG GATATGGggctcaatttggaccttcaagcAGACAGGCCATGAACGGAAACG GTTACGGTGCTCACGCAGGACAGGCGAACGGACAGGGAACCAAAGGAAACG GTTACGCTGCGCAAGCAGGACAAAATAATGGACAAGCAAACAAAGGAAATG GTTACGCTGCACACGCAGGACCAAGTAATGGACAAGCAACCAAAGGAAACG GTTATGGTGCTCAGGCCGGACAAGGCAACGGACAGTCAACTAAAGGAAATG GTTATGGTGCACACGCTGGACCAAATAATGGACAAGCAACCAAAGGAAACG GTTATGGTGCACATGCAGGAACAAATAATGGACAAGCAACCAAAGGAAACG GTTACAGTGCTCATGCCGGACCAAATAATGGACAATTAACCAAAGGAAATG GTTATGGTGCTCAGGCAGGGCAAGGCAACGGACAAGCAAACAAAGGAAACG GATACGGTGCACACGCTGGACCAAATAATGGACAAGCAACTAAAGGAAACG GTTACGGTCTTCACCCAGGACCGAATAATGGACAGGGAACCAAAGGAAACG GTTATGGTGCACACGCAGGAACAAATAATGGACAAGCAACCAAAGGAAACG GTTATGGTGCACACGCAGGACAAGGCAATGGACAAGCAAACAAGGGAAACG gTTATGGTGCTCAGGCAGGGCAAGGCTACGGACAGGCAACCAAAGGAAACG GTTATGGCGCTCAGGCAGGGCAAGGCAACGGACAGTCAACCAAAGGAAATG GTTACGGGGCCCACGCTGGACCAGCTAATGGACAGGGAACGAAAGGAAACG GTTATGGTGCACATGCAGGTCAAGCTAATGGGAAAGCAGCCAAAGGCAACG GTTATGGCGCCCATGCTGGACAGGCTAACGGAAGAAACG CTCACCTCGGAGCCACCGGTAAACCAACGAAGGGCAACGGACAACCAACCTATG GAGCAGGTCAGGGCCTCGGTGTCAACCAGGGCCCCCAGCTGGCTGGGAACCCCATGACAG GAGGTTATGGAGCTCAGCCCAGCAGAG GTCCTGCAAAGACTGCTGGGTACCAAAGGGCCGGTTCAGCGCTAGGAGCTGGGTTCCTCCCAGGAGGGATGAAGGGGCCAAAGCCAG CTGGTTATGGGTCTCAGAACGGTCAAGGTGCCAAACCAAACG GCTACCAGCCAGCTGCTGCTGTGCCTAATGGCTATGGAGCCCGGTTCAACG GTTATGGTGCGCATGCAGGACCAACTAATGGACAAGGAACCAAAGGAAACG GTTATGGTGCCCAAGCAGGAACAGCTAATGGACAAGGAACCAAAGGAAACG GTTATGGTGCCCAAGCAGGACCAGCTAATGGACAAGGAAGCAAAGGAAACG GTTATGGTGCACAGGCTGGCTTGGCTAATGGACAAGGAACCAAAGGAAACG GTTATGGTGCTGGAGCCGGTGTTGCCAAGGGAAACCAAGGCCAGGCCAAAG GTGTGTTAGCTGGGTTCCTCCCAGGACGTGGCAACCCCAGCCCGGCAGCAGATAAAGCAG TTTATTCTGGTGTTCCAAACGGATACGTAGCCCAACCAAATG GTTACGACCCCGCCGCGGCAGAAGCAGCAGGAGGTCCTGCGAACGGATATGGCGCTAAGCAGAAGG GCTATGGCGCGCCTGAAGCTGGAGCCGTCTCCCCGAGCGCTGCAGCTCTGGGGCCCAGCGCTGGAGCTGACGGGCCTGGCTCTGCAGTCAAAGGAGTCAACGGTG GGTATTTGACGGGCAGCGAACTGCCCGAGCAGAACGCCCCAGTGACGGCACTCCTCCCTGGGCCCGAGCTCACCGGCCTGCTGGCCCCTGAGGGGGTCGACGGTCTCGCACCGCTACCCGAAACCGTGGCGACCACTAAAGGGGACATCGGCCAGGAGTTGGTGCCAGAGAGGGCGGTCATCCAGCACCAGCTACCGACACCCGGCGAGGGCTCTCTGGTTGAGATCGCTAGCAAACCTG AGAAGAGTGCCGGGGCTTCCATCAGTGTGGAGGGGTCTAAAGCTGCCAAACCAG ACTGTGGACTCGCCACAGCAGGGGGCCAGTGGATGAAGATCCCCAGACCTG ATTATGGAGCAGAACTGGGGCCCTCTGGTACCAACCAGAAAG GTTATGGCGCAGGAGCTGCTTTCCTGAACAAATTTGGAGGAAAACCAAACG GTCGCACTGCAGGGCCTTACCCTAATGGAGGAGGGGCTTATCCTAATGGAGGAGGGCCTTACCCTAATGGAGGAGGGGCTTATCCTAATGGAGGAGGGGCTTATCCTAATGGAGGAGGCGCTTATCCTAATGGAGGAGGGGCTTATCCTAATGGAGGAGGGGCTTATCCTAATGGAGGAGGGGCTAAAGCATCCAAACCAG GTTATGGTGCTGGAAAAGGAGGTGGATACAATGTACCAGGACATGGAGCAG GTTTTGGTTCCCCTTACGGTCAACAACAGCCAG GGTTCGGGCAAGGGGCGTACCCTGGGGCTGGTCACTATGGTAACCCATCGTTTGGAGGGGCACCGGCCAACG GTTATGGCTACGGGGCCGGAGTACAACCAGAGTATGCAG GACTCCCTGCTGTGAATGGAAAAGCAG GTCATGGCTATGGGGCAGGAGTTCAACCAGAATACGCag GTCTTGGTCAAGGAGTGCCTGCTTTCAATGGACAATCAG GTCATCTGGGGGGAGTTGGAAACAGAGGACAGAACACTAAGGGACAATATG GTGCAGCTGTCCCTGTAGGACTAGACG GAAGCAGTCAGTTTGAGGCCCAGCCAGTCGGAATGGACGCAGCAGGGAAAATGGGCGGAGCCGGGAAGATGGGCGGAGCCGGGAAGATGGGCGGGGCTTACGGGGGCGCGTATGGCG GGATGGGAGGACTGCCGTACGGGGGCCAGGGGATGGGCCCCCAGAAATCCCTCACTAAGTATG GGATTGGAGGACTCCCATTCGCTGGTCAACCCGTGGCCCTGGGGCCAGGGGCCGGACAGTACG GTTATGGTGCTGGACAAGGAGGGCACAATTCACCAGGATTAGGAGCag GGTACGGAGGACCTTATGGAGGACAGGCTCCTGGGGCTGATGGGAAATCTGCTGCCAAATATGTTCAAG GTTATGGAGGATGGCCGTCTGAATATCAGCCACAAGGAGCATTTg CTGGACCACAGTACCAGCCAGAAGCAGCAGGGGATGCTAAAACGAAGTCCTCAGGAGGATATA GTGCTGGAAAGGTTCCCTACACCAAAGAGCCCCTCGATACTGCTG GCGAGCCAGAGTCCCAGCAGCTGGGTGCAGGTGACATCAGATCTGGACAATACG AAATGGCCGGCCTGACCTATGACCCTGCATCCCTGGAGCCAGAGACGGCGGTGAAATCCTACG TGAAGGAAGTTGCTCCGAGCACCGTGCCAGaggtggaaggagaggggaagtCACTCAATAACTACG GTGAC
- the cmn gene encoding calymmin isoform X14: MGLYRGVSRATGQVMRTAVFLLFLQEVQMRGYGPAGGVPNGYAAGYGSTYGVPNGQRAPTNGMEVQNGRGIGRMLMPSKGVGRPSGAQNGQGREPIKGAGGAAFARPQSNGNGAHAGKQYGQGTKGNGYGAQFGPSSRQAMNGNGYGAHAGQANGQGTKGNGYAAQAGQNNGQANKGNGYAAHAGPSNGQATKGNGYGAQAGQGNGQSTKGNGYGAHAGPNNGQATKGNGYGAHAGTNNGQATKGNGYSAHAGPNNGQLTKGNGYGAQAGQGNGQANKGNGYGAHAGTNNGQATKGNGYGAHAGQGNGQANKGNGYGAQAGQGYGQATKGNGYGAQAGQGNGQSTKGNGYGAHAGPANGQGTKGNGYGAHAGQANGKAAKGNGYGAHAGQANGRNAHLGATGKPTKGNGQPTYGAGQGLGVNQGPQLAGNPMTGGYGAQPSRGPAKTAGYQRAGSALGAGFLPGGMKGPKPAGYGSQNGQGAKPNGYQPAAAVPNGYGARFNGYGAHAGPTNGQGTKGNGYGAQAGTANGQGTKGNGYGAQAGPANGQGSKGNGYGAQAGLANGQGTKGNGYGAGAGVAKGNQGQAKGVLAGFLPGRGNPSPAADKAVYSGVPNGYVAQPNGYDPAAAEAAGGPANGYGAKQKGYGAPEAGAVSPSAAALGPSAGADGPGSAVKGVNGDYDRGVQTGKGQSGTQSADQQKVSNNKGESGVSPDHIHESLSGFPLVDTHGKPQEMPPTQLQSHSSSPEPDITPEPKPAEPEPEPTQDQNVTQHPEERVTDVLLEATPQPGVTESGPEVPQGTQSTPEMGYLTGSELPEQNAPVTALLPGPELTGLLAPEGVDGLAPLPETVATTKGDIGQELVPERAVIQHQLPTPGEGSLVEIASKPEKSAGASISVEGSKAAKPDCGLATAGGQWMKIPRPDYGAELGPSGTNQKGYGAGAAFLNKFGGKPNGRTAGPYPNGGGAYPNGGGPYPNGGGAYPNGGGAYPNGGGAYPNGGGAYPNGGGAYPNGGGAKASKPGYGAGKGGGYNVPGHGAGFGSPYGQQQPGFGQGAYPGAGHYGNPSFGGAPANGYGYGAGVQPEYAGLPAVNGKAGHGYGAGVQPEYAGLGQGVPAFNGQSGHLGGVGNRGQNTKGQYGAAVPVGLDGSSQFEAQPVGMDAAGKMGGAGKMGGAGKMGGAYGGAYGGMGGLPYGGQGMGPQKSLTKYGIGGLPFAGQPVALGPGAGQYGYGAGQGGHNSPGLGAGYGGPYGGQAPGADGKSAAKYVQGYGGWPSEYQPQGAFAGPQYQPEAAGDAKTKSSGGYSAGKVPYTKEPLDTAGEPESQQLGAGDIRSGQYEMAGLTYDPASLEPETAVKSYVKEVAPSTVPEVEGEGKSLNNYGDKSSKYNKQGFFGTAGYQG; the protein is encoded by the exons ATGGGGTTGTATCGGGGGGTTTCCCGGGCGACGGGCCAGGTGATGCGGACGGCGGTGTTCCTGCTGTTCCTGCAGGAGGTGCAGATGAGAG GATATGGACCTGCTGGTGGGGTTCCCAACGGATACGCTGCGG GTTATGGCTCTACTTATGGAGTACCCAACGGACAAAGAGCTCCAACAAATG GAATGGAAGTTCAAAATGGCCGCGGCATCGGAAGAATGTTGATGCCTTCTAAAG GTGTGGGCAGGCCTTCAGGGGCTCAGAACGGACAGGGAAGGGAGCCAATCAAAGGGGCAG GTGGCGCTGCCTTCGCTCGTCCCCAGTCTAATG GTAATGGTGCCCATGCAGGAAAACAATATGGACAGGGAACTAAAGGAAACG GATATGGggctcaatttggaccttcaagcAGACAGGCCATGAACGGAAACG GTTACGGTGCTCACGCAGGACAGGCGAACGGACAGGGAACCAAAGGAAACG GTTACGCTGCGCAAGCAGGACAAAATAATGGACAAGCAAACAAAGGAAATG GTTACGCTGCACACGCAGGACCAAGTAATGGACAAGCAACCAAAGGAAACG GTTATGGTGCTCAGGCCGGACAAGGCAACGGACAGTCAACTAAAGGAAATG GTTATGGTGCACACGCTGGACCAAATAATGGACAAGCAACCAAAGGAAACG GTTATGGTGCACATGCAGGAACAAATAATGGACAAGCAACCAAAGGAAACG GTTACAGTGCTCATGCCGGACCAAATAATGGACAATTAACCAAAGGAAATG GTTATGGTGCTCAGGCAGGGCAAGGCAACGGACAAGCAAACAAAGGAAACG GTTATGGTGCACACGCAGGAACAAATAATGGACAAGCAACCAAAGGAAACG GTTATGGTGCACACGCAGGACAAGGCAATGGACAAGCAAACAAGGGAAACG gTTATGGTGCTCAGGCAGGGCAAGGCTACGGACAGGCAACCAAAGGAAACG GTTATGGCGCTCAGGCAGGGCAAGGCAACGGACAGTCAACCAAAGGAAATG GTTACGGGGCCCACGCTGGACCAGCTAATGGACAGGGAACGAAAGGAAACG GTTATGGTGCACATGCAGGTCAAGCTAATGGGAAAGCAGCCAAAGGCAACG GTTATGGCGCCCATGCTGGACAGGCTAACGGAAGAAACG CTCACCTCGGAGCCACCGGTAAACCAACGAAGGGCAACGGACAACCAACCTATG GAGCAGGTCAGGGCCTCGGTGTCAACCAGGGCCCCCAGCTGGCTGGGAACCCCATGACAG GAGGTTATGGAGCTCAGCCCAGCAGAG GTCCTGCAAAGACTGCTGGGTACCAAAGGGCCGGTTCAGCGCTAGGAGCTGGGTTCCTCCCAGGAGGGATGAAGGGGCCAAAGCCAG CTGGTTATGGGTCTCAGAACGGTCAAGGTGCCAAACCAAACG GCTACCAGCCAGCTGCTGCTGTGCCTAATGGCTATGGAGCCCGGTTCAACG GTTATGGTGCGCATGCAGGACCAACTAATGGACAAGGAACCAAAGGAAACG GTTATGGTGCCCAAGCAGGAACAGCTAATGGACAAGGAACCAAAGGAAACG GTTATGGTGCCCAAGCAGGACCAGCTAATGGACAAGGAAGCAAAGGAAACG GTTATGGTGCACAGGCTGGCTTGGCTAATGGACAAGGAACCAAAGGAAACG GTTATGGTGCTGGAGCCGGTGTTGCCAAGGGAAACCAAGGCCAGGCCAAAG GTGTGTTAGCTGGGTTCCTCCCAGGACGTGGCAACCCCAGCCCGGCAGCAGATAAAGCAG TTTATTCTGGTGTTCCAAACGGATACGTAGCCCAACCAAATG GTTACGACCCCGCCGCGGCAGAAGCAGCAGGAGGTCCTGCGAACGGATATGGCGCTAAGCAGAAGG GCTATGGCGCGCCTGAAGCTGGAGCCGTCTCCCCGAGCGCTGCAGCTCTGGGGCCCAGCGCTGGAGCTGACGGGCCTGGCTCTGCAGTCAAAGGAGTCAACGGTG ACTACGATAGGGGAGTTCAAACGGGGAAGGGCCAATCGGGAACTCAGAGTGCGGATCAGCAGAAGGTATCTAACAACAAGGGTGAGAGCGGAGTCTCACCAGACCACATCCATGAGTCCCTGAGCGGGTTCCCTCTAGTGGACACGCACGGGAAGCCCCAGGAGATGCCTCCAACGCAGCTCCAGTCACACAGCTCCTCACCAGAACCAGACATTACCCCAGAGCCCAAACcagcagaaccagaaccagaacccacCCAAGACCAGAACGTGACCCAGCACCCTGAAGAGCGTGTGACTGATGTTCTGCTAGAGGCCACCCCCCAGCCAGGAGTAACAGAGTCTGGACCTGAGGTTCCTCAGGGAACGCAGTCCACTCCTGAAATGG GGTATTTGACGGGCAGCGAACTGCCCGAGCAGAACGCCCCAGTGACGGCACTCCTCCCTGGGCCCGAGCTCACCGGCCTGCTGGCCCCTGAGGGGGTCGACGGTCTCGCACCGCTACCCGAAACCGTGGCGACCACTAAAGGGGACATCGGCCAGGAGTTGGTGCCAGAGAGGGCGGTCATCCAGCACCAGCTACCGACACCCGGCGAGGGCTCTCTGGTTGAGATCGCTAGCAAACCTG AGAAGAGTGCCGGGGCTTCCATCAGTGTGGAGGGGTCTAAAGCTGCCAAACCAG ACTGTGGACTCGCCACAGCAGGGGGCCAGTGGATGAAGATCCCCAGACCTG ATTATGGAGCAGAACTGGGGCCCTCTGGTACCAACCAGAAAG GTTATGGCGCAGGAGCTGCTTTCCTGAACAAATTTGGAGGAAAACCAAACG GTCGCACTGCAGGGCCTTACCCTAATGGAGGAGGGGCTTATCCTAATGGAGGAGGGCCTTACCCTAATGGAGGAGGGGCTTATCCTAATGGAGGAGGGGCTTATCCTAATGGAGGAGGCGCTTATCCTAATGGAGGAGGGGCTTATCCTAATGGAGGAGGGGCTTATCCTAATGGAGGAGGGGCTAAAGCATCCAAACCAG GTTATGGTGCTGGAAAAGGAGGTGGATACAATGTACCAGGACATGGAGCAG GTTTTGGTTCCCCTTACGGTCAACAACAGCCAG GGTTCGGGCAAGGGGCGTACCCTGGGGCTGGTCACTATGGTAACCCATCGTTTGGAGGGGCACCGGCCAACG GTTATGGCTACGGGGCCGGAGTACAACCAGAGTATGCAG GACTCCCTGCTGTGAATGGAAAAGCAG GTCATGGCTATGGGGCAGGAGTTCAACCAGAATACGCag GTCTTGGTCAAGGAGTGCCTGCTTTCAATGGACAATCAG GTCATCTGGGGGGAGTTGGAAACAGAGGACAGAACACTAAGGGACAATATG GTGCAGCTGTCCCTGTAGGACTAGACG GAAGCAGTCAGTTTGAGGCCCAGCCAGTCGGAATGGACGCAGCAGGGAAAATGGGCGGAGCCGGGAAGATGGGCGGAGCCGGGAAGATGGGCGGGGCTTACGGGGGCGCGTATGGCG GGATGGGAGGACTGCCGTACGGGGGCCAGGGGATGGGCCCCCAGAAATCCCTCACTAAGTATG GGATTGGAGGACTCCCATTCGCTGGTCAACCCGTGGCCCTGGGGCCAGGGGCCGGACAGTACG GTTATGGTGCTGGACAAGGAGGGCACAATTCACCAGGATTAGGAGCag GGTACGGAGGACCTTATGGAGGACAGGCTCCTGGGGCTGATGGGAAATCTGCTGCCAAATATGTTCAAG GTTATGGAGGATGGCCGTCTGAATATCAGCCACAAGGAGCATTTg CTGGACCACAGTACCAGCCAGAAGCAGCAGGGGATGCTAAAACGAAGTCCTCAGGAGGATATA GTGCTGGAAAGGTTCCCTACACCAAAGAGCCCCTCGATACTGCTG GCGAGCCAGAGTCCCAGCAGCTGGGTGCAGGTGACATCAGATCTGGACAATACG AAATGGCCGGCCTGACCTATGACCCTGCATCCCTGGAGCCAGAGACGGCGGTGAAATCCTACG TGAAGGAAGTTGCTCCGAGCACCGTGCCAGaggtggaaggagaggggaagtCACTCAATAACTACG GTGAC